In one Anas platyrhynchos isolate ZD024472 breed Pekin duck chromosome 8, IASCAAS_PekinDuck_T2T, whole genome shotgun sequence genomic region, the following are encoded:
- the SERBP1 gene encoding SERPINE1 mRNA-binding protein 1 isoform X2, which produces MPGHLQEGFGCVVTNRFDQLFDDESDPFEVLRAAETRRKESGGGGGHQGGGGARGGPAGAQNSSAGGGAGGGGGGPGQAGAGGGAGSAAKQLRRESQKERKNPLPPFAASAGGAADRREEGSGQPGAPLRKEGIRRIGRRPDQQQQQQQQQQGEGKPIERRPERRPPRERRFDKPADEKGEGGEFSVDKPILDRPMRGRGGLGRGRGRGRGMGRGDGFDSRGKREFDRHSGSDRSSVSHSHFSGLKHEDKRGGSGSHNWGTVKDELTELDQSAVTEETPEGEEHPPADSENKENEVEEVKEEGPKEMTLDEWKAIQSKDRAKVEFNIRKPNEGADGQWKKGFVLHKSKSEETKAMTEMQGSQLESNEAHAEDSVMDHHFRKPANDITSQLEINFGDLGRPGRGGRGGRGGRGRGGRASRGGRTDKLVKEFDVIHTPNQSSASAPDVDDPEAFPALS; this is translated from the exons ATGCCCGGACACCTGCAGGAGGGCTTCGGCTGCGTCGTCACCAACCGCTTCGACCAGCTCTTCGATGACGAGTCCGATCCCTTCGAGGTGCTGCGGGCGGCCGAGACGCGGCGGAAAGAGAGCGGCGGAGGCGGAGGCCACcaagggggcggcggggcccgcgGGGGCCCGGCCGGGGCCCAGAACAGCTccgcgggcggcggggcgggaggcggcggcggaggccCGGGCCAGGCGGGAGCCGGCGGGGGAGCCGGCAGCGCGGCCAAGCAGCTCCGCCGGGAGTCGCAGAAGGAGCGCAAGAACCCGCTGCCCCCCTTCGCCGCCTCAGCCGGGGGCGCCGCCGACCGCCGTGAGGAGGGGAGCGGGCAGCCCGGAGCCCCGCTGCGCAAGGAGG GGATAAGGCGCATTGGCAGGAGGCctgaccagcagcagcaacagcagcagcagcagcaaggggaaGGCAAGCCCATCGAAAGGAGACCGGAGCGGCGACCTCCTCGCGAGCGCCGATTTGATAAACCTGCTGATGAGAAGGGCGAAGGAGGAGAATTTTCCGTTGATAA ACCCATTCTTGACCGACCTATGCGTGGACGTGGTGGACTTGGAAGAGGACGTGGCCGTGGCCGTGGCATGGGCAGAGGAGATGGGTTTGACTCTCGTGGCAAGCGTGAATTTGACAGACATAGTGGCAGCGATAGATC TTCTGTTTCACATTCACATTTCAGCGGCCTGAAGCATGAGGACAAGCGTGGTGGCAGTGGATCACACAACTGGGGAACCGTCAAAGATGAGCTAAC cGAGTTGGATCAGTCGGCTGTAACTGAGGAAACGCCAGAGGGAGAGGAACATCCGCCTGCTGACTCTGAAAATAA GGAGAATGAGGTTGAAGAAGTTAAGGAGGAAGGTCCTAAGGAAATGACCCTGGACGAATGGAAAGCTATTCAAAGTAAGGATCGTGCAAAAGTTGAGTTCAACATCCGTAAACCAAATGAGGGTGCTGATGGGCAATGGAAAAAAGGATTTGTTCTTCACAAGTCAAAGAGCGAGGAG ACAAAGGCGATGACAGAAATGCAGGGGAGTCAGCTGGAGTCGAATGAG GCTCATGCTGAGGACTCTGTAATGGATCACCACTTCCGTAAGCCCGCCAACGACATCACGTCCCAGCTGGAGATCAACTTTGGAGACCTTGGCCGCCCCGGACGCGGTGGCCGAGGGGGACGGGGTGGCCGAGGGCGTGGTGGCAGGGCCAGCCGCGGAGGCAGGACTGACAAG TTGGTGAAGGAGTTTGACGTGATCCACACGCCCAACCAG TCGAGTGCTTCTGCTCCTGATGTAGATGACCCAGAGGCTTTCCCAGCTCTGTCCTAA
- the SERBP1 gene encoding SERPINE1 mRNA-binding protein 1 isoform X7, with amino-acid sequence MPGHLQEGFGCVVTNRFDQLFDDESDPFEVLRAAETRRKESGGGGGHQGGGGARGGPAGAQNSSAGGGAGGGGGGPGQAGAGGGAGSAAKQLRRESQKERKNPLPPFAASAGGAADRREEGSGQPGAPLRKEGIRRIGRRPDQQQQQQQQQQGEGKPIERRPERRPPRERRFDKPADEKGEGGEFSVDNLPVPSRPILDRPMRGRGGLGRGRGRGRGMGRGDGFDSRGKREFDRHSGSDRSGLKHEDKRGGSGSHNWGTVKDELTELDQSAVTEETPEGEEHPPADSENKENEVEEVKEEGPKEMTLDEWKAIQSKDRAKVEFNIRKPNEGADGQWKKGFVLHKSKSEEAHAEDSVMDHHFRKPANDITSQLEINFGDLGRPGRGGRGGRGGRGRGGRASRGGRTDKLVKEFDVIHTPNQSSASAPDVDDPEAFPALS; translated from the exons ATGCCCGGACACCTGCAGGAGGGCTTCGGCTGCGTCGTCACCAACCGCTTCGACCAGCTCTTCGATGACGAGTCCGATCCCTTCGAGGTGCTGCGGGCGGCCGAGACGCGGCGGAAAGAGAGCGGCGGAGGCGGAGGCCACcaagggggcggcggggcccgcgGGGGCCCGGCCGGGGCCCAGAACAGCTccgcgggcggcggggcgggaggcggcggcggaggccCGGGCCAGGCGGGAGCCGGCGGGGGAGCCGGCAGCGCGGCCAAGCAGCTCCGCCGGGAGTCGCAGAAGGAGCGCAAGAACCCGCTGCCCCCCTTCGCCGCCTCAGCCGGGGGCGCCGCCGACCGCCGTGAGGAGGGGAGCGGGCAGCCCGGAGCCCCGCTGCGCAAGGAGG GGATAAGGCGCATTGGCAGGAGGCctgaccagcagcagcaacagcagcagcagcagcaaggggaaGGCAAGCCCATCGAAAGGAGACCGGAGCGGCGACCTCCTCGCGAGCGCCGATTTGATAAACCTGCTGATGAGAAGGGCGAAGGAGGAGAATTTTCCGTTGATAA TTTGCCTGTTCCATCTAGACCCATTCTTGACCGACCTATGCGTGGACGTGGTGGACTTGGAAGAGGACGTGGCCGTGGCCGTGGCATGGGCAGAGGAGATGGGTTTGACTCTCGTGGCAAGCGTGAATTTGACAGACATAGTGGCAGCGATAGATC CGGCCTGAAGCATGAGGACAAGCGTGGTGGCAGTGGATCACACAACTGGGGAACCGTCAAAGATGAGCTAAC cGAGTTGGATCAGTCGGCTGTAACTGAGGAAACGCCAGAGGGAGAGGAACATCCGCCTGCTGACTCTGAAAATAA GGAGAATGAGGTTGAAGAAGTTAAGGAGGAAGGTCCTAAGGAAATGACCCTGGACGAATGGAAAGCTATTCAAAGTAAGGATCGTGCAAAAGTTGAGTTCAACATCCGTAAACCAAATGAGGGTGCTGATGGGCAATGGAAAAAAGGATTTGTTCTTCACAAGTCAAAGAGCGAGGAG GCTCATGCTGAGGACTCTGTAATGGATCACCACTTCCGTAAGCCCGCCAACGACATCACGTCCCAGCTGGAGATCAACTTTGGAGACCTTGGCCGCCCCGGACGCGGTGGCCGAGGGGGACGGGGTGGCCGAGGGCGTGGTGGCAGGGCCAGCCGCGGAGGCAGGACTGACAAG TTGGTGAAGGAGTTTGACGTGATCCACACGCCCAACCAG TCGAGTGCTTCTGCTCCTGATGTAGATGACCCAGAGGCTTTCCCAGCTCTGTCCTAA
- the SERBP1 gene encoding SERPINE1 mRNA-binding protein 1 isoform X5 yields MPGHLQEGFGCVVTNRFDQLFDDESDPFEVLRAAETRRKESGGGGGHQGGGGARGGPAGAQNSSAGGGAGGGGGGPGQAGAGGGAGSAAKQLRRESQKERKNPLPPFAASAGGAADRREEGSGQPGAPLRKEGIRRIGRRPDQQQQQQQQQQGEGKPIERRPERRPPRERRFDKPADEKGEGGEFSVDNLPVPSRPILDRPMRGRGGLGRGRGRGRGMGRGDGFDSRGKREFDRHSGSDRSSVSHSHFSGLKHEDKRGGSGSHNWGTVKDELTELDQSAVTEETPEGEEHPPADSENKENEVEEVKEEGPKEMTLDEWKAIQSKDRAKVEFNIRKPNEGADGQWKKGFVLHKSKSEEAHAEDSVMDHHFRKPANDITSQLEINFGDLGRPGRGGRGGRGGRGRGGRASRGGRTDKLVKEFDVIHTPNQSSASAPDVDDPEAFPALS; encoded by the exons ATGCCCGGACACCTGCAGGAGGGCTTCGGCTGCGTCGTCACCAACCGCTTCGACCAGCTCTTCGATGACGAGTCCGATCCCTTCGAGGTGCTGCGGGCGGCCGAGACGCGGCGGAAAGAGAGCGGCGGAGGCGGAGGCCACcaagggggcggcggggcccgcgGGGGCCCGGCCGGGGCCCAGAACAGCTccgcgggcggcggggcgggaggcggcggcggaggccCGGGCCAGGCGGGAGCCGGCGGGGGAGCCGGCAGCGCGGCCAAGCAGCTCCGCCGGGAGTCGCAGAAGGAGCGCAAGAACCCGCTGCCCCCCTTCGCCGCCTCAGCCGGGGGCGCCGCCGACCGCCGTGAGGAGGGGAGCGGGCAGCCCGGAGCCCCGCTGCGCAAGGAGG GGATAAGGCGCATTGGCAGGAGGCctgaccagcagcagcaacagcagcagcagcagcaaggggaaGGCAAGCCCATCGAAAGGAGACCGGAGCGGCGACCTCCTCGCGAGCGCCGATTTGATAAACCTGCTGATGAGAAGGGCGAAGGAGGAGAATTTTCCGTTGATAA TTTGCCTGTTCCATCTAGACCCATTCTTGACCGACCTATGCGTGGACGTGGTGGACTTGGAAGAGGACGTGGCCGTGGCCGTGGCATGGGCAGAGGAGATGGGTTTGACTCTCGTGGCAAGCGTGAATTTGACAGACATAGTGGCAGCGATAGATC TTCTGTTTCACATTCACATTTCAGCGGCCTGAAGCATGAGGACAAGCGTGGTGGCAGTGGATCACACAACTGGGGAACCGTCAAAGATGAGCTAAC cGAGTTGGATCAGTCGGCTGTAACTGAGGAAACGCCAGAGGGAGAGGAACATCCGCCTGCTGACTCTGAAAATAA GGAGAATGAGGTTGAAGAAGTTAAGGAGGAAGGTCCTAAGGAAATGACCCTGGACGAATGGAAAGCTATTCAAAGTAAGGATCGTGCAAAAGTTGAGTTCAACATCCGTAAACCAAATGAGGGTGCTGATGGGCAATGGAAAAAAGGATTTGTTCTTCACAAGTCAAAGAGCGAGGAG GCTCATGCTGAGGACTCTGTAATGGATCACCACTTCCGTAAGCCCGCCAACGACATCACGTCCCAGCTGGAGATCAACTTTGGAGACCTTGGCCGCCCCGGACGCGGTGGCCGAGGGGGACGGGGTGGCCGAGGGCGTGGTGGCAGGGCCAGCCGCGGAGGCAGGACTGACAAG TTGGTGAAGGAGTTTGACGTGATCCACACGCCCAACCAG TCGAGTGCTTCTGCTCCTGATGTAGATGACCCAGAGGCTTTCCCAGCTCTGTCCTAA
- the SERBP1 gene encoding SERPINE1 mRNA-binding protein 1 isoform X4 produces MPGHLQEGFGCVVTNRFDQLFDDESDPFEVLRAAETRRKESGGGGGHQGGGGARGGPAGAQNSSAGGGAGGGGGGPGQAGAGGGAGSAAKQLRRESQKERKNPLPPFAASAGGAADRREEGSGQPGAPLRKEGIRRIGRRPDQQQQQQQQQQGEGKPIERRPERRPPRERRFDKPADEKGEGGEFSVDKPILDRPMRGRGGLGRGRGRGRGMGRGDGFDSRGKREFDRHSGSDRSGLKHEDKRGGSGSHNWGTVKDELTELDQSAVTEETPEGEEHPPADSENKENEVEEVKEEGPKEMTLDEWKAIQSKDRAKVEFNIRKPNEGADGQWKKGFVLHKSKSEETKAMTEMQGSQLESNEAHAEDSVMDHHFRKPANDITSQLEINFGDLGRPGRGGRGGRGGRGRGGRASRGGRTDKLVKEFDVIHTPNQSSASAPDVDDPEAFPALS; encoded by the exons ATGCCCGGACACCTGCAGGAGGGCTTCGGCTGCGTCGTCACCAACCGCTTCGACCAGCTCTTCGATGACGAGTCCGATCCCTTCGAGGTGCTGCGGGCGGCCGAGACGCGGCGGAAAGAGAGCGGCGGAGGCGGAGGCCACcaagggggcggcggggcccgcgGGGGCCCGGCCGGGGCCCAGAACAGCTccgcgggcggcggggcgggaggcggcggcggaggccCGGGCCAGGCGGGAGCCGGCGGGGGAGCCGGCAGCGCGGCCAAGCAGCTCCGCCGGGAGTCGCAGAAGGAGCGCAAGAACCCGCTGCCCCCCTTCGCCGCCTCAGCCGGGGGCGCCGCCGACCGCCGTGAGGAGGGGAGCGGGCAGCCCGGAGCCCCGCTGCGCAAGGAGG GGATAAGGCGCATTGGCAGGAGGCctgaccagcagcagcaacagcagcagcagcagcaaggggaaGGCAAGCCCATCGAAAGGAGACCGGAGCGGCGACCTCCTCGCGAGCGCCGATTTGATAAACCTGCTGATGAGAAGGGCGAAGGAGGAGAATTTTCCGTTGATAA ACCCATTCTTGACCGACCTATGCGTGGACGTGGTGGACTTGGAAGAGGACGTGGCCGTGGCCGTGGCATGGGCAGAGGAGATGGGTTTGACTCTCGTGGCAAGCGTGAATTTGACAGACATAGTGGCAGCGATAGATC CGGCCTGAAGCATGAGGACAAGCGTGGTGGCAGTGGATCACACAACTGGGGAACCGTCAAAGATGAGCTAAC cGAGTTGGATCAGTCGGCTGTAACTGAGGAAACGCCAGAGGGAGAGGAACATCCGCCTGCTGACTCTGAAAATAA GGAGAATGAGGTTGAAGAAGTTAAGGAGGAAGGTCCTAAGGAAATGACCCTGGACGAATGGAAAGCTATTCAAAGTAAGGATCGTGCAAAAGTTGAGTTCAACATCCGTAAACCAAATGAGGGTGCTGATGGGCAATGGAAAAAAGGATTTGTTCTTCACAAGTCAAAGAGCGAGGAG ACAAAGGCGATGACAGAAATGCAGGGGAGTCAGCTGGAGTCGAATGAG GCTCATGCTGAGGACTCTGTAATGGATCACCACTTCCGTAAGCCCGCCAACGACATCACGTCCCAGCTGGAGATCAACTTTGGAGACCTTGGCCGCCCCGGACGCGGTGGCCGAGGGGGACGGGGTGGCCGAGGGCGTGGTGGCAGGGCCAGCCGCGGAGGCAGGACTGACAAG TTGGTGAAGGAGTTTGACGTGATCCACACGCCCAACCAG TCGAGTGCTTCTGCTCCTGATGTAGATGACCCAGAGGCTTTCCCAGCTCTGTCCTAA
- the SERBP1 gene encoding SERPINE1 mRNA-binding protein 1 isoform X6: protein MPGHLQEGFGCVVTNRFDQLFDDESDPFEVLRAAETRRKESGGGGGHQGGGGARGGPAGAQNSSAGGGAGGGGGGPGQAGAGGGAGSAAKQLRRESQKERKNPLPPFAASAGGAADRREEGSGQPGAPLRKEGIRRIGRRPDQQQQQQQQQQGEGKPIERRPERRPPRERRFDKPADEKGEGGEFSVDKPILDRPMRGRGGLGRGRGRGRGMGRGDGFDSRGKREFDRHSGSDRSSVSHSHFSGLKHEDKRGGSGSHNWGTVKDELTELDQSAVTEETPEGEEHPPADSENKENEVEEVKEEGPKEMTLDEWKAIQSKDRAKVEFNIRKPNEGADGQWKKGFVLHKSKSEEAHAEDSVMDHHFRKPANDITSQLEINFGDLGRPGRGGRGGRGGRGRGGRASRGGRTDKLVKEFDVIHTPNQSSASAPDVDDPEAFPALS, encoded by the exons ATGCCCGGACACCTGCAGGAGGGCTTCGGCTGCGTCGTCACCAACCGCTTCGACCAGCTCTTCGATGACGAGTCCGATCCCTTCGAGGTGCTGCGGGCGGCCGAGACGCGGCGGAAAGAGAGCGGCGGAGGCGGAGGCCACcaagggggcggcggggcccgcgGGGGCCCGGCCGGGGCCCAGAACAGCTccgcgggcggcggggcgggaggcggcggcggaggccCGGGCCAGGCGGGAGCCGGCGGGGGAGCCGGCAGCGCGGCCAAGCAGCTCCGCCGGGAGTCGCAGAAGGAGCGCAAGAACCCGCTGCCCCCCTTCGCCGCCTCAGCCGGGGGCGCCGCCGACCGCCGTGAGGAGGGGAGCGGGCAGCCCGGAGCCCCGCTGCGCAAGGAGG GGATAAGGCGCATTGGCAGGAGGCctgaccagcagcagcaacagcagcagcagcagcaaggggaaGGCAAGCCCATCGAAAGGAGACCGGAGCGGCGACCTCCTCGCGAGCGCCGATTTGATAAACCTGCTGATGAGAAGGGCGAAGGAGGAGAATTTTCCGTTGATAA ACCCATTCTTGACCGACCTATGCGTGGACGTGGTGGACTTGGAAGAGGACGTGGCCGTGGCCGTGGCATGGGCAGAGGAGATGGGTTTGACTCTCGTGGCAAGCGTGAATTTGACAGACATAGTGGCAGCGATAGATC TTCTGTTTCACATTCACATTTCAGCGGCCTGAAGCATGAGGACAAGCGTGGTGGCAGTGGATCACACAACTGGGGAACCGTCAAAGATGAGCTAAC cGAGTTGGATCAGTCGGCTGTAACTGAGGAAACGCCAGAGGGAGAGGAACATCCGCCTGCTGACTCTGAAAATAA GGAGAATGAGGTTGAAGAAGTTAAGGAGGAAGGTCCTAAGGAAATGACCCTGGACGAATGGAAAGCTATTCAAAGTAAGGATCGTGCAAAAGTTGAGTTCAACATCCGTAAACCAAATGAGGGTGCTGATGGGCAATGGAAAAAAGGATTTGTTCTTCACAAGTCAAAGAGCGAGGAG GCTCATGCTGAGGACTCTGTAATGGATCACCACTTCCGTAAGCCCGCCAACGACATCACGTCCCAGCTGGAGATCAACTTTGGAGACCTTGGCCGCCCCGGACGCGGTGGCCGAGGGGGACGGGGTGGCCGAGGGCGTGGTGGCAGGGCCAGCCGCGGAGGCAGGACTGACAAG TTGGTGAAGGAGTTTGACGTGATCCACACGCCCAACCAG TCGAGTGCTTCTGCTCCTGATGTAGATGACCCAGAGGCTTTCCCAGCTCTGTCCTAA
- the SERBP1 gene encoding SERPINE1 mRNA-binding protein 1 isoform X8 produces the protein MPGHLQEGFGCVVTNRFDQLFDDESDPFEVLRAAETRRKESGGGGGHQGGGGARGGPAGAQNSSAGGGAGGGGGGPGQAGAGGGAGSAAKQLRRESQKERKNPLPPFAASAGGAADRREEGSGQPGAPLRKEGIRRIGRRPDQQQQQQQQQQGEGKPIERRPERRPPRERRFDKPADEKGEGGEFSVDKPILDRPMRGRGGLGRGRGRGRGMGRGDGFDSRGKREFDRHSGSDRSGLKHEDKRGGSGSHNWGTVKDELTELDQSAVTEETPEGEEHPPADSENKENEVEEVKEEGPKEMTLDEWKAIQSKDRAKVEFNIRKPNEGADGQWKKGFVLHKSKSEEAHAEDSVMDHHFRKPANDITSQLEINFGDLGRPGRGGRGGRGGRGRGGRASRGGRTDKLVKEFDVIHTPNQSSASAPDVDDPEAFPALS, from the exons ATGCCCGGACACCTGCAGGAGGGCTTCGGCTGCGTCGTCACCAACCGCTTCGACCAGCTCTTCGATGACGAGTCCGATCCCTTCGAGGTGCTGCGGGCGGCCGAGACGCGGCGGAAAGAGAGCGGCGGAGGCGGAGGCCACcaagggggcggcggggcccgcgGGGGCCCGGCCGGGGCCCAGAACAGCTccgcgggcggcggggcgggaggcggcggcggaggccCGGGCCAGGCGGGAGCCGGCGGGGGAGCCGGCAGCGCGGCCAAGCAGCTCCGCCGGGAGTCGCAGAAGGAGCGCAAGAACCCGCTGCCCCCCTTCGCCGCCTCAGCCGGGGGCGCCGCCGACCGCCGTGAGGAGGGGAGCGGGCAGCCCGGAGCCCCGCTGCGCAAGGAGG GGATAAGGCGCATTGGCAGGAGGCctgaccagcagcagcaacagcagcagcagcagcaaggggaaGGCAAGCCCATCGAAAGGAGACCGGAGCGGCGACCTCCTCGCGAGCGCCGATTTGATAAACCTGCTGATGAGAAGGGCGAAGGAGGAGAATTTTCCGTTGATAA ACCCATTCTTGACCGACCTATGCGTGGACGTGGTGGACTTGGAAGAGGACGTGGCCGTGGCCGTGGCATGGGCAGAGGAGATGGGTTTGACTCTCGTGGCAAGCGTGAATTTGACAGACATAGTGGCAGCGATAGATC CGGCCTGAAGCATGAGGACAAGCGTGGTGGCAGTGGATCACACAACTGGGGAACCGTCAAAGATGAGCTAAC cGAGTTGGATCAGTCGGCTGTAACTGAGGAAACGCCAGAGGGAGAGGAACATCCGCCTGCTGACTCTGAAAATAA GGAGAATGAGGTTGAAGAAGTTAAGGAGGAAGGTCCTAAGGAAATGACCCTGGACGAATGGAAAGCTATTCAAAGTAAGGATCGTGCAAAAGTTGAGTTCAACATCCGTAAACCAAATGAGGGTGCTGATGGGCAATGGAAAAAAGGATTTGTTCTTCACAAGTCAAAGAGCGAGGAG GCTCATGCTGAGGACTCTGTAATGGATCACCACTTCCGTAAGCCCGCCAACGACATCACGTCCCAGCTGGAGATCAACTTTGGAGACCTTGGCCGCCCCGGACGCGGTGGCCGAGGGGGACGGGGTGGCCGAGGGCGTGGTGGCAGGGCCAGCCGCGGAGGCAGGACTGACAAG TTGGTGAAGGAGTTTGACGTGATCCACACGCCCAACCAG TCGAGTGCTTCTGCTCCTGATGTAGATGACCCAGAGGCTTTCCCAGCTCTGTCCTAA
- the SERBP1 gene encoding SERPINE1 mRNA-binding protein 1 isoform X1, whose translation MPGHLQEGFGCVVTNRFDQLFDDESDPFEVLRAAETRRKESGGGGGHQGGGGARGGPAGAQNSSAGGGAGGGGGGPGQAGAGGGAGSAAKQLRRESQKERKNPLPPFAASAGGAADRREEGSGQPGAPLRKEGIRRIGRRPDQQQQQQQQQQGEGKPIERRPERRPPRERRFDKPADEKGEGGEFSVDNLPVPSRPILDRPMRGRGGLGRGRGRGRGMGRGDGFDSRGKREFDRHSGSDRSSVSHSHFSGLKHEDKRGGSGSHNWGTVKDELTELDQSAVTEETPEGEEHPPADSENKENEVEEVKEEGPKEMTLDEWKAIQSKDRAKVEFNIRKPNEGADGQWKKGFVLHKSKSEETKAMTEMQGSQLESNEAHAEDSVMDHHFRKPANDITSQLEINFGDLGRPGRGGRGGRGGRGRGGRASRGGRTDKLVKEFDVIHTPNQSSASAPDVDDPEAFPALS comes from the exons ATGCCCGGACACCTGCAGGAGGGCTTCGGCTGCGTCGTCACCAACCGCTTCGACCAGCTCTTCGATGACGAGTCCGATCCCTTCGAGGTGCTGCGGGCGGCCGAGACGCGGCGGAAAGAGAGCGGCGGAGGCGGAGGCCACcaagggggcggcggggcccgcgGGGGCCCGGCCGGGGCCCAGAACAGCTccgcgggcggcggggcgggaggcggcggcggaggccCGGGCCAGGCGGGAGCCGGCGGGGGAGCCGGCAGCGCGGCCAAGCAGCTCCGCCGGGAGTCGCAGAAGGAGCGCAAGAACCCGCTGCCCCCCTTCGCCGCCTCAGCCGGGGGCGCCGCCGACCGCCGTGAGGAGGGGAGCGGGCAGCCCGGAGCCCCGCTGCGCAAGGAGG GGATAAGGCGCATTGGCAGGAGGCctgaccagcagcagcaacagcagcagcagcagcaaggggaaGGCAAGCCCATCGAAAGGAGACCGGAGCGGCGACCTCCTCGCGAGCGCCGATTTGATAAACCTGCTGATGAGAAGGGCGAAGGAGGAGAATTTTCCGTTGATAA TTTGCCTGTTCCATCTAGACCCATTCTTGACCGACCTATGCGTGGACGTGGTGGACTTGGAAGAGGACGTGGCCGTGGCCGTGGCATGGGCAGAGGAGATGGGTTTGACTCTCGTGGCAAGCGTGAATTTGACAGACATAGTGGCAGCGATAGATC TTCTGTTTCACATTCACATTTCAGCGGCCTGAAGCATGAGGACAAGCGTGGTGGCAGTGGATCACACAACTGGGGAACCGTCAAAGATGAGCTAAC cGAGTTGGATCAGTCGGCTGTAACTGAGGAAACGCCAGAGGGAGAGGAACATCCGCCTGCTGACTCTGAAAATAA GGAGAATGAGGTTGAAGAAGTTAAGGAGGAAGGTCCTAAGGAAATGACCCTGGACGAATGGAAAGCTATTCAAAGTAAGGATCGTGCAAAAGTTGAGTTCAACATCCGTAAACCAAATGAGGGTGCTGATGGGCAATGGAAAAAAGGATTTGTTCTTCACAAGTCAAAGAGCGAGGAG ACAAAGGCGATGACAGAAATGCAGGGGAGTCAGCTGGAGTCGAATGAG GCTCATGCTGAGGACTCTGTAATGGATCACCACTTCCGTAAGCCCGCCAACGACATCACGTCCCAGCTGGAGATCAACTTTGGAGACCTTGGCCGCCCCGGACGCGGTGGCCGAGGGGGACGGGGTGGCCGAGGGCGTGGTGGCAGGGCCAGCCGCGGAGGCAGGACTGACAAG TTGGTGAAGGAGTTTGACGTGATCCACACGCCCAACCAG TCGAGTGCTTCTGCTCCTGATGTAGATGACCCAGAGGCTTTCCCAGCTCTGTCCTAA